The DNA segment cacGACGGACCTGTTTCTCCTCCTCCACCACGCGGATCTGTTTCTCCTCCTCCACCGGACCTGCTTCTGCTACTTCACCACGGTAATtggtttcttcttcctcttctcagTACATATTCTCTCTCTCACGCCCCTATACGCTCCACCATTGTTCTTTCCGACGAACGCAACACCACCGTCATCACCATTGATTTTGCTCTTGTTTTCATTATCCTTTCTCTGTTTCCATTGTCGATTTCTTCAGTTGGCATTGATTTTCTGAGTTGCTTATTTGAATCAGTTGAAGCATAATCCCTAAAGCTTGATCGAAATAAAAATGTTGAGGATTTTGTTAAATCTAGGGTCTAGTAACTTCGGAATAGATTGGAGGCTATTTTGGAATAGATTGGAGGTTCTAGTGGCTTGAAAGAGGGGAGTGCAGGGTTATGGTCTAGGGTGTTATGTAGGCTCCTTTTGATGGTCTTTGTTTGATCTATGGTTAGCTATGTGTACAAGGGTTGCTATAGGTTCATAGTTAAATCTGCTCCagctcaaaaaaaaaaaaaaagatcccAACCATTTGTTTTCATTCACTATTTCTGATCCAGTTTTTCCAGTCATTATGTTTTCACATTTGTTTTCAATTCTGCACTATTTGCTTATTCTGCGCtatgtttttaaataaacatcATAAGTATATGATGATGGTCCTGAAGTTTTGAAAACCTCTAGTAGGTTGCTTATGCTTGCGGTCCATGGATGTACTCCTccatgaaataaattttaattttgtggaGGAGTTGAAGAAAAAGATTGGTTTAGATTACAACCGTCTGTCCCGGATGTCAATTGTTGAAGAAGGTGCTGTGAAGGTATTCTAGAACAACTTGTCAATGCTTAATCTGGTAAATTTGGTAGGCTACAATTTCTTTCTGCATGTGCTTATCTTTTCCactctaaaatattttaagttattcAATTTACCTATCAGATAATGTCTAGTGTAATGtatactatttttataataaagcTTAAGGAATGAGTGAAATCCAGTGGTACTGATATTTTGAATTCTGTCATTGCTAcgtacaaaatatttaaatatcctTTCCAAAAGGCTTCATAATTCTTACCGATTTACACTTTTCTACATTCTTTGATTTGCTTTATTTCTTCTCTAAGAAAACTAGATTAAATTTGAGAAGGATAgttattataagaaaaagaagaaacacAAAGTGAACTTATAAGAACTATTGGTGATGGGATTCAACCATTGACTGTGATGGTGCTTTAGATGAGTATGTAATTATGTGCATTTATATGGAATAAGCTTTTAGGAGAGCTGGTGTTTGTACTTTCTTGATGTTTAACCTAAGCAAGACGGTTATTAAGAGCATTATAATGTCTGCATCCTGCATTAGTTTCTGACACTATAAAATTAATGAATGTAAGTTTCAGTCTCGAAAGATATAGTACCCTGTTTATAtcattaattgtgtttttttgtATCTTCAATATATGTATTATCTGTCCGTGATTGTTTGCATTGAAACATGTAGttcttataatataatataaacgCGTTTGTCATGcgattttgttattttttttcctgGTGTTGCATAATCTTATTTTCTTGACTGTTTAGGAGGCAATGTGCATGTTTGTGTATATTCTCCCTATGGTTTTGGCATTTGCTTACATTGTCACATTTGTCTTGTTGGTTTTAATTGAGACTTTGATGGTAACTTGCTACTTATGAAAATTGACATGAATTGGTTCTTTTGAATATGGTTTCTGTAGATGGCTTTTGAATTGTATGGTATGCTTGCTGGTAATGTCAGTCCGATGACTGGAGAGAATGTGAAGCCAGCTTATGGGGGTGAAGAAGAAGCATTTTTAAGGAAAGTTGTCACTCCTATCTACAACGTGATTGCTAaggtttttcttgcattgattACAGTCTACTTGTCCTTTCCTTTTTTGTTTGTGGTCGTCCATCCATATAaacttatttcatttatttttcacaTTGATGAATAAATTGATATTTCCTTGCTCAAAAGGAAGCTGCACGCAGCAAAAAGGGAAGGTCAAAGCATTCACAGTGGAGGAACTATGATGATTTAAATGAATATTTCTGGTATGAGTTTATGCTTTAATTTTTCTCTGTATTGACTGTCATGCCtgtcaattttttaatttttaacaacATACTTGTAGGTCTGCTGATTGTTTTCGATTAGGTTGGCCAATGCGTGCTGATGCTGATTTCTTTTGCCTGCCTTCCGAAAACTCATTTTTTGATAAATCTAATGTAAGTATTGaatattaatttctaattttctCTGCGCATGATAACTATAAGCATGTACTTTTCTCTCAATTTTGTAAAAAGAGATTACTTTGTATAGTCATTAACTTTCATGTTCATTGAAAATAGCTGCAAGGCTTCTTGTTTTATCATtctgtttgattttttatataGGTCTAGATTCTTTTAGATACTTATTGTCATCTTTAGAGATAAAGTAAGAATTCATCGAGAAAGAGAAGTGGAACAGGATATTAATTTAAGTTTTTCTAATTGGGGTGTACTTAATAGTGctccctatttttttttttaatttaagtttatCCAAGTATTCAATGTTTTTGATAAGAgtcttgaaaagaaaaataaaaaataatgaattgcTGAATCGTGTAATATTTATCAGAGACCATCAATGCTTTCAAGATTCAAAGTCATCTCTGATTCATCACAGGATACAAATTGACTGTTGGCcaaatcatattaaataaatCTTTAATTTAAATCAGGAATAATAAGATTCTTATAAGTAATTTTGATTTTCTATGTTAGCATTAGAAAAGAAAGGTGGCGTTGTTTctactattttattattatctgtTAACTAGGTAGTCAATTACGGAGCTATCATGGAGAATCGTGGGATGCAGTTTTACTTTGAAGACGTGTGAGAGGCAAATGTGTGTTATTCTGTGAATGCTTTTCCATTGCGTCCAGCTGCAGCTGCTTTTCCAGTGAATCATATATCATATATTATCATATAATAAACATACAATGTACTCtaatatttgaaaacatagaaaaaaattaatacataattatatattatataatagaGACAAATGTataacatataataatatataaatgatcctgcctgttgaccaagacactggagccttgcctcgtcaaatccggatcgacttctgcgccgtgttagcttcggtccttcgcctcgattcacctcaagaacctgcaaaagacagaacggcgccgctgcggccgatcacgctccaacgcccaagtcagcgcctgaaccaccaaatactaagagaaaactcaagaactctcaggaaccgtgcaaaattctctcttagcgtactcaagttctcgcaagcgtaaagaagtaatctaaaacgcgcgtgtacctcaaagttcgttagaatctcttatatacctgtgcactttctctctcctgacagttacacatctggacacgtggctcgcatccagctgtacacgtgtcaccatctggagcatccttgacttgggcgccacttcttactcttcaggcttttggctaagttacttaggCATGGAACTACTCAGCGCAAAGCTGCCTttgagcgtgatctcttctgcgtggcgagtacgggtgccttcatacacaccttccctgtggtctcgccggccgccttcatgatctacttcacttgcttcatcatGCATGTCCAGGtgagctgttccccgacctcaacctctggctagctaggaaatgactatctgacgactTTATCCTCTGCTTCGagagcctggaacaagcttccctgatctttcggcgatgtccttctttcggcgatctctaaccatgtggtcgtctgggttcgcatccggcgacttcatctcaaacccgttgaccgccggtttaggtatgctagagatcggagcacgccaacttaataactggggactacacgagccccccgacttccttcccttccgcCAGCCATGAGCCCTGCttaacacgcctacataatagcttgctgccacgtcatcacttccgactacctggacggtacaataaatataaaccatatatatatatatgaataaaattgtattatgttaattttatattttcatttcttataactttatattatgttagtttatCATTATGGTTATTCATGTcagattttcttaaaattattttagtatattttgAAAACTTCGATTTTGATTATATAAGTGGGCCATAAgattaatatagttttttttcatatattgaaTATGAATTTTCTCATAAACCttatattttacggaggttttgaaatccatggtattttatggaggttttgaaacccatggtattttacggaggttttgaaacccatggtattttacggaggttttgaaacctgtggtattttacggaggttctaaAACCtgtggtattttacggaggttttgaaacccatggtattttacggaggttcttaaacccatggtatttttgaaagacttttcttgaggtttaaaaaaacccTGGGGAACACATTCCCCAGAGATGGTTTAGCGGGGGAAACTACAACCCTGGGTAAATGACTTAATGGAGGTTTTAACCctagataatgtaaaaataaactctcgttaaaaccattttttcttgtagtgatgtaATATCGACAATAGTTGAATATGACTAGTGGAATGGTGAAGAGGAGGTTCATCGAGGGTCAAAATTGGTGACAAATTGGAGGGTTCTGATGTTGCGAAAGGTGAGAAAGAAGATAAAGTAGGCAATGGAGAATGAGATGAATATCGTACGACTATTTCTGAGGATGAGAATTCTGGAATAGCAACAAGGTGTATGTGATTGAGGATTGTGACGAGGTAAGGGAAGCATGGAATTGGAAGAAAAATCAGGAGAGGATATCGGTTGGATTGGTGTATGGAAGGAAATATTGTAAGGTAGAGGAAAATATGGTGATGAATTTTGAGGAAACTGGAAAGATTTGgaatgaaaaaggaaaatattttctttaaaatacaCGTCACGGCTGATGAATATTTTTTTGGTTTGTAAATCAAAAAATTTATACCCCTTTTAGCCATGTCGATACCCTATGAAGACACAAATAGGGGCACGAGGGTCAATTTTTTGTTTAGGGTGAACATTGGTCATGTAACATTCACAGCCAAAGACCCGTAAATGTGCAAGAGAAGAGGAGGGTGGTTACATAAGACCTCAAATGGAGATTTGTTGGATACCAATGGTGTTAGAATTCAGTTTGTAAGGTAAACTACAATTAAGACAAATTCCCCTCAGAATTCAAGAGGGACATTTGATTGAAATATGAGAGAACAAGCAACATTCAAAATGTGTCGTTGTTTTCGTTTaacaactccattttgttgtggagtgtGAA comes from the Phaseolus vulgaris cultivar G19833 chromosome 8, P. vulgaris v2.0, whole genome shotgun sequence genome and includes:
- the LOC137827052 gene encoding callose synthase 3-like, translated to MDVLLHEINFNFVEELKKKIGLDYNRLSRMSIVEEGAVKMAFELYGMLAGNVSPMTGENVKPAYGGEEEAFLRKVVTPIYNVIAKEAARSKKGRSKHSQWRNYDDLNEYFWSADCFRLGWPMRADADFFCLPSENSFFDKSNVVNYGAIMENRGMQFYFEDV